In Anaerolineae bacterium, the following are encoded in one genomic region:
- a CDS encoding GNAT family N-acetyltransferase, with the protein MPCTATVFPEASQLMRGDYTDLIISTALRESMTTIAGAICTVWETEFDTPAVYAEHCRVNAADLAHSLMAYLPDGQFVGIGVLCRRGKRGFVLDFGVAPRFRRQGYGHRLFAALVEQAYLAGLQEVSLLVNVTNEAAMRIYRQAGFQHVREVATLRGHVETGGTDEAQERLGDIEAAVVNWFGGGKSTRPTWERDLPSLLVMADARAFENRQGLLLARRSVYFRQTEIVHLGLRPDAEPEDVHALLKAACAAFDPHLPLALLEEPLHSRTYERLSALGFRPVEQAYEMRLDLTNL; encoded by the coding sequence CTGCTCTGCGCGAGTCGATGACGACCATCGCGGGGGCCATTTGCACTGTCTGGGAGACAGAATTCGATACCCCGGCTGTCTATGCAGAGCATTGCCGGGTGAATGCCGCTGACCTTGCCCATTCGCTGATGGCCTACCTGCCTGATGGGCAGTTTGTCGGAATCGGGGTACTGTGCCGCCGGGGGAAGCGGGGCTTTGTGCTCGATTTTGGCGTGGCGCCGCGTTTTCGTCGCCAGGGATACGGGCACAGGCTGTTTGCCGCGCTGGTTGAACAGGCGTATCTGGCGGGATTGCAGGAGGTGTCGCTGCTGGTGAACGTCACCAACGAAGCGGCGATGCGGATTTACCGGCAGGCCGGCTTCCAGCATGTGCGCGAGGTGGCGACACTACGCGGGCATGTGGAGACTGGCGGAACCGACGAGGCGCAGGAACGGCTGGGCGATATTGAGGCGGCAGTGGTGAACTGGTTTGGCGGCGGTAAGTCTACGCGACCGACCTGGGAGCGCGATCTACCTTCCTTGCTGGTGATGGCGGATGCCCGCGCTTTTGAGAATCGGCAAGGGTTGCTGCTGGCCCGCCGTTCGGTTTACTTCCGGCAAACTGAGATCGTGCATCTCGGCTTGCGGCCGGATGCTGAGCCTGAGGATGTGCATGCACTGTTAAAGGCGGCCTGCGCTGCGTTCGACCCTCATCTGCCCCTGGCGCTGTTGGAAGAGCCGCTGCACAGCCGGACCTACGAGCGGTTGAGCGCGCTGGGTTTCCGGCCGGTAGAGCAAGCCTACGAAATGCGCCTGGATTTGACAAACCTGTAA